One genomic segment of Panicum virgatum strain AP13 chromosome 2N, P.virgatum_v5, whole genome shotgun sequence includes these proteins:
- the LOC120660673 gene encoding uncharacterized protein LOC120660673 isoform X1: MAAADWWVLFGGDTPELQKYAIRIVSQCVSSSGCERNWSTFALVHTKVRNRHGYEKLRKLVYVRHNLKQRLKHAGVGKNQTKEKEADPCALLMDCTLFDESNPIMDWLNKPRIEYDLSLEEMLGRSKKRKILALQRGARRKGKRHVEHEEEEEEDFVETDNDTDENIPHGSPAYAESSDSSSSKDTDNESEPGNVDNTLATQQFEEQAEDNNGRARRARKKKRVDGYVY, translated from the exons ATGGCTGCAG CGGATTGGTGGGTATTATTTGGCGGTGATACACCTGAGCTGCAGAAGTATGCCATTCGTATTGTTTCACAGTGTGTCTCGTCTAGTGGGTGTGAGCGGAATTGGAgcactttcgcactagttcatACCAAAGTGAGAAATCGTCATGGTTATGAGAAGTTGCGGAAGCTTGTGTATGTACGCCACAATTTAAAGCAACGTCTCAAGCATGCTGGTGTAGGGAAAAATCAAACAAAAGAGAAAGAGGCTGATCCGTGTGCTCTGTTGATGGATTGCACACTATTTGACGAATCAAACCCAATCATGGATTGGTTGAATAAGCCAAGAATTGAATATGATTTATCTCTTGAAGAAATGCTTGGTCGGTCAAAGAAGCGAAAAATTCTTGCTTTGCAGAGGGGTGCTAGGAGGAAAGGTAAGAGGCATGTTGagcatgaagaagaagaagaagaagactttGTAGAAACTGATAATGACACAGATGAAAACATTCCACATGGCAGCCCTGCTTATGCTGAGTCTAGTGATAGCAGCTCATCAAAAGACACAGACAATGAATCAGAGCCTGGGAATG TAGACAATACTCTGGCCACACAACAATTTGAAGAGCAAGCAGAGGACAACAATGGAAGGGCAAGGCGTgctaggaagaagaagagggtgGATGGATATGTCTATTAG
- the LOC120660673 gene encoding uncharacterized protein LOC120660673 isoform X2 — MAAADWWVLFGGDTPELQKYAIRIVSQCVSSSGCERNWSTFALVHTKVRNRHGYEKLRKLVYVRHNLKQRLKHAGVGKNQTKEKEADPCALLMDCTLFDESNPIMDWLNKPRIEYDLSLEEMLGRSKKRKILALQRGARRKGKRHVEHEEEEEEDFVETDNDTDENIPHGSPAYAESSDSSSSKDTDNESEPGNDNTLATQQFEEQAEDNNGRARRARKKKRVDGYVY, encoded by the exons ATGGCTGCAG CGGATTGGTGGGTATTATTTGGCGGTGATACACCTGAGCTGCAGAAGTATGCCATTCGTATTGTTTCACAGTGTGTCTCGTCTAGTGGGTGTGAGCGGAATTGGAgcactttcgcactagttcatACCAAAGTGAGAAATCGTCATGGTTATGAGAAGTTGCGGAAGCTTGTGTATGTACGCCACAATTTAAAGCAACGTCTCAAGCATGCTGGTGTAGGGAAAAATCAAACAAAAGAGAAAGAGGCTGATCCGTGTGCTCTGTTGATGGATTGCACACTATTTGACGAATCAAACCCAATCATGGATTGGTTGAATAAGCCAAGAATTGAATATGATTTATCTCTTGAAGAAATGCTTGGTCGGTCAAAGAAGCGAAAAATTCTTGCTTTGCAGAGGGGTGCTAGGAGGAAAGGTAAGAGGCATGTTGagcatgaagaagaagaagaagaagactttGTAGAAACTGATAATGACACAGATGAAAACATTCCACATGGCAGCCCTGCTTATGCTGAGTCTAGTGATAGCAGCTCATCAAAAGACACAGACAATGAATCAGAGCCTGGGAATG ACAATACTCTGGCCACACAACAATTTGAAGAGCAAGCAGAGGACAACAATGGAAGGGCAAGGCGTgctaggaagaagaagagggtgGATGGATATGTCTATTAG